In Paenibacillus phoenicis, one genomic interval encodes:
- the glyS gene encoding glycine--tRNA ligase subunit beta, whose translation MAKDLLFEIGLEEMPARFIRAAMEQLKERTVKWLEESVIQHGAVEAYATPRRLAVLVKDVAEKQEDVHEEVKGPSRKIALDENGQWSKAALGFARSQGASPEQFTFREVGGTEYVYVSKSRMGVETSSLLAEGLLGILQAMNFPKNMRWGNYDFKFVRPIRWLVALFGKDVIELEIAGVKSGNVTRGHRFLGTETVIEEPAAYVETLRSQHVIADVNERQALIQNQIEALAKEKGWHIAVKEDLLEEVLFLVETPTVLYGTFEESFLNIPQEVLITSMREHQRYFPVLNAQGNLLPYFVTVRNGNNTSLDVIARGNEKVLRARLSDAKFFYEEDQKLAIKDALSKLESIVFHEELGTIGDKVRRIRRNTEKLSAMLRTDTGTAEAAARTAEICKFDLVTQMVYEFPELQGVMGEDYARKAGEPEVVAKGIFEHYQPRFADDAVPASTVGSIVSIADKIDTIVGCFSIGIIPTGSQDPYGLRRQAAGIVQIIVEHKLSVSLTDIFKLALETHQQFRGLKRSEDEIMKDLMDFFGLRVRKTLSDENLRYDVVDAVLSAGYDDVVSTVARGKALMEAVDTKEEFKATVESFGRVSNLAAKATGEKVRSDLLSEPAEQALYEAWRSISDKYRETLASRDAVGALELIGGLKDAITVFFDAVMVMAEDDAIRTNRLALLAAIDEDLKAFADFGKLVWA comes from the coding sequence GTGGCTAAGGACCTGCTGTTTGAAATTGGACTTGAAGAAATGCCGGCCCGGTTTATCCGCGCTGCGATGGAGCAATTAAAGGAGCGGACGGTGAAATGGCTGGAGGAATCGGTCATACAGCACGGAGCAGTCGAAGCTTATGCGACCCCTCGCCGATTGGCCGTTCTCGTCAAAGACGTGGCAGAGAAGCAAGAGGACGTGCATGAGGAGGTTAAAGGGCCTTCGCGTAAAATCGCCCTGGATGAAAACGGACAGTGGAGTAAAGCGGCGCTTGGCTTTGCCCGCAGCCAGGGTGCCAGCCCGGAACAGTTTACGTTCCGTGAGGTTGGCGGCACGGAGTATGTTTATGTCAGCAAAAGCCGGATGGGCGTAGAGACGTCCAGTCTTCTTGCCGAGGGATTGCTGGGCATTTTGCAGGCGATGAATTTTCCGAAGAACATGCGTTGGGGGAATTACGACTTTAAGTTCGTTCGCCCGATTCGCTGGCTGGTTGCGTTGTTCGGCAAAGACGTTATCGAGCTGGAAATCGCCGGGGTGAAGTCCGGCAATGTTACGCGGGGACACCGGTTCCTTGGAACGGAAACGGTGATCGAAGAGCCTGCAGCCTATGTGGAAACGCTGCGCAGCCAGCACGTGATCGCGGACGTCAATGAACGTCAAGCCTTGATTCAGAACCAAATCGAAGCCTTGGCCAAAGAAAAAGGCTGGCATATCGCCGTGAAGGAAGATTTGCTGGAGGAAGTATTGTTCTTGGTCGAGACGCCAACGGTGCTGTATGGTACGTTTGAGGAGTCGTTCCTGAACATTCCGCAGGAAGTGCTTATTACCTCGATGCGTGAGCATCAGCGCTACTTCCCGGTGCTGAATGCGCAAGGCAACCTGCTTCCTTACTTCGTCACAGTGCGTAACGGGAACAACACGTCGCTGGACGTGATTGCCCGCGGTAACGAGAAGGTGCTTCGTGCCCGCTTGTCCGACGCGAAATTTTTCTATGAGGAAGACCAGAAGCTGGCGATCAAGGACGCGTTGTCTAAACTGGAGAGCATCGTGTTCCATGAGGAGCTTGGCACGATCGGGGACAAAGTGCGCCGCATCCGTCGCAATACGGAGAAGCTGTCGGCGATGCTGAGGACGGATACCGGAACGGCCGAAGCTGCTGCGCGTACGGCTGAAATTTGTAAGTTTGACCTGGTTACCCAGATGGTTTACGAGTTCCCTGAATTGCAAGGGGTTATGGGTGAAGATTATGCCCGTAAAGCCGGCGAACCGGAAGTGGTGGCGAAAGGGATCTTTGAGCATTACCAGCCGCGATTTGCCGATGATGCCGTACCCGCTTCGACCGTTGGCTCGATCGTCAGCATCGCTGACAAAATCGACACGATTGTTGGATGCTTCTCGATTGGGATCATTCCAACCGGCTCTCAGGATCCGTACGGGCTGCGCCGTCAGGCTGCCGGCATCGTGCAGATCATTGTGGAGCATAAGCTGTCTGTTTCGCTCACTGACATTTTCAAGCTGGCGCTGGAAACGCATCAGCAATTCCGCGGGCTGAAACGCAGCGAAGATGAAATCATGAAGGATCTGATGGATTTCTTTGGCTTGCGTGTCAGAAAGACGCTTTCGGACGAAAACCTACGCTACGACGTCGTGGATGCCGTTCTGTCGGCAGGTTATGATGATGTCGTCTCCACGGTAGCTCGCGGCAAGGCGTTAATGGAAGCGGTGGATACGAAGGAAGAGTTCAAAGCAACTGTTGAATCGTTTGGACGGGTCAGCAACCTGGCGGCCAAAGCCACCGGAGAGAAGGTTCGCTCCGATCTGCTAAGCGAACCGGCGGAGCAAGCGCTGTATGAGGCATGGCGTTCGATCTCGGATAAATACCGGGAAACGCTGGCTTCCCGCGACGCGGTTGGTGCGCTGGAGCTGATCGGCGGGTTAAAAGATGCGATTACGGTTTTCTTTGATGCCGTCATGGTTATGGCCGAGGACGATGCGATCCGGACGAACCGGTTGGCATTGCTGGCGGCTATTGATGAAGATCTCAAAGCCTTTGCCGATTTCGGCAAACTGGTTTGGGCATAA
- a CDS encoding YaiI/YqxD family protein produces the protein MRIVVDGDSCPVKAEIVETAGRFGVPVIMVASYDHVLQPEPGVTVVQVDRSGQSADMYIAAHVEKGDIVVTQDYGLAALIIARDCHGISPRGDIYHPGNIDYLLERRHHHAKARRAGHRAKGPKPFTIEDRERFTDALSKLLIRLQENV, from the coding sequence ATGCGGATCGTCGTCGATGGGGATTCCTGTCCGGTCAAGGCTGAAATTGTCGAAACGGCCGGCAGATTTGGTGTACCTGTGATCATGGTGGCCTCATATGATCATGTTCTGCAGCCGGAGCCGGGAGTGACGGTTGTCCAGGTTGATCGCAGCGGACAAAGCGCGGATATGTATATCGCCGCTCATGTAGAGAAGGGCGATATCGTTGTGACCCAGGACTACGGGCTGGCGGCATTGATCATTGCGAGAGATTGTCACGGGATATCTCCGCGCGGCGATATCTACCATCCGGGAAATATCGACTATTTGCTCGAACGCCGTCATCACCATGCGAAAGCAAGGCGGGCAGGGCACCGCGCCAAGGGCCCCAAGCCTTTTACCATCGAGGACCGTGAGCGGTTTACGGACGCTTTGTCAAAACTTTTGATTCGTTTGCAGGAGAATGTATAG